TCCGTGGCGGACCTGGCCGCGGCCCCGACCGATCAGCTCATCGTCTCCCTCCCCGCACCCGTGACGCTCGAGGTGGTCGAACAGCTCTGCCGCCAGGGCGGCGGCGCCACCGTCGTCTATGTGGTGGCGGGGGGCCTGGGTGACGGCGCCGACACCGAGGGCCTCGGCCAGCGGCTCGTGGCCTGCCTTGAGGAACACCGCCGCGCCGGCAAGTGGACCCCGGCCCTGGTGGGCCCCAACGGCCTGGGCCTCTACAGCCCCGACCAGAACCTGAACACCCTCTTCATCCCCGACGAGAAGCTGCCCCTGCGCCCCCGCTCTGGCCACGCGGCCCTGGTGAGCCAGAGCGGCGCCTTCCTCATCACGCGCCTGAGCCGCCGCCCCGAGCTGGGCCTCCGCGCCGCCGTGGCCATCGGCAACCAGATGGACCTGCGCTGCTCGGACTTCCTGGCGGGCTTCGGCTCGGATCCCGCCGTGCAGGTGGTGGGCGCCTACCTGGAGGGCTTCGCCCCCGGGGACCTCAAGGCCACCGCCGAGGTGGCGGCGAAACTCCGCGCCACCGGCCGCCGCGTGCTGCTCTACAAGGGCGGGCGCAGCCAGGAGGGCATGGCCGCCGCCAGCAGCCACACGGGCGCCCTGGCCGGCGATCACGCCCTGCAGGCCAGCGTGCTGCGCCGGGCGGGGGTGATGCTCGCCGAGCGCATCGAGGCCTTCGACGCCGCCCTCTCCTGGCTGGGCGCCTACGCCAAGGGCACGCCCCGCCGCGTGGCCATCCTGACCAATGCGGGCTTCGAGTCCGTGGCCTCGGCCGATCTGCTGGAGGGCCCCTTCCGGGGTTCGAGGCTCACGGAGGCCGAAACCGCCGACCTGACGGCCACCATCGAAGCCCACGGCCTCACGGGCCTCGTGAGTCCCCGCCTGCCCCTGGACCTCACCCCCATGGCCGACGAGGCCGCCTACCTGGCCGGCGCCCGCCTGCTGCTGGCCTCCGAGGCCGACGTGGTGGTGGTGGGCCTGGTACCCCTCACCCGCCGCCTGGGCACCGCGGATCCGGCGGCCTTCGGGCCCTTCGCGCGGGCCCTGGCCGCCCTCGCCTCGGGGAGCGGCAAGTGGCTGGGCGTGGCCGTGGAGGGCGGCGTCCTCTACGACGCCTACCGCCAGGGTCTCCGGGAGGCCGGCCTGCCCGTCTTCCTCACCATGGAGGAGGCCCTGGAGGGGCTGCGGCTCATCGCCTCCGAAGTGTGATCCCCCGCATGGCAAGACCCGGGACTTGCGGTCAGACTCTATTTCGGACCTGAAAGGGCTGAAATGTCCCGAATCCTCCCCCCCTGGCGCACCCTCCTGCCCGCCGAACACGGCAGCTGGTTCATGCTCGGGTTCCCGCTGGTGCTGGGTCTGCTGCTCCGCCCCAGCTTGGCGGGCCTCTGCCTGGGCCTGGCCGCACTGGCCTTCTTCCTCAGCCGTCCCTCGCTCCGGCGGGTGCTCACCGGCCAGCGGGATCCTCTCCAGATCCGCGCCCTGCTTCTCTTTGGGGTCCTCGCGGGCGACTTCGGAGTACTCGCCCTCCTGATTTCAGGTCCCTGGTTCCTGATCCCCCTGGCCTGCGTGGCTCCCCTGGTGCTCCTCGCCCTGCGGGCCGACCTCCAGCGGGCCGTGCGCTCCCTGGCCGTGGAGCTGGCCGCCCAGGGCGCCTTCGCGGGCCTGGCCGCCGCCATCCTCGCGGCCGGTGGGGGCTCGCTACCGGAGGCCGGCCGGGCCTGGCTGCTGGTCACCCTGGTGGGCGGCGCCAACCTGGCCCACGTGCGGCGCCTCCTGGGCCATGCCCACAAGCTGGCCGAGGAGGAACTGCAGCGTCGGCGGATCCCCGTCCATGTCCTCCACCTGCTGCTGATCGGCGTCTCCGCCCTGCTGCTCGCCCCGCGGGGCCTCGCGGGGCTCCTCTGGACCGGCTGGACGGGTCTGCTCTACCTGCGGGCCCTGGTCCCCTACCGACCCCTGCCGGCCCGCACCCTGGGCTGGCGGGAGGGGGGCCTCAGCGTGCTAGGGCTCCTGCTCCTCTGGCGGGCCCTGCTCTGACCGGAATCACATTTGGGGCAGGACTCCGGAATCTCTGAACATGCTCTGCAAATCGGAAGTAATATTCCGGAATGATCTTCTCGACCGCCACCGGCTATGCCCTCCGAGCCCTCGCCGCCCTGCCCGAGGATGGGAGCTTCTGCCTGGCCAAGGACCTGTCGGCCCGCCTGGAGCTGCCCGGCCCCTACCTCGCCAAGATCCTCCAGGGCCTGGTGCAGGCCGAGATCCTCGAATCCGTGCGGGGCCCCAAGGGCGGGTTCCGCCTGCTGCGGCCCTCCCACCGGATCACCGTGGGCGAGGTCGTCATCGCCCTAGAGGGCCCGAACTCCATGGACGGCTGCATCATGGGCTTCCCCACCTGCGGCGGCGACCACCCCTGCCCCCTGCACGAGGCCTGGGGCGCCGTGAAGGCCCAGGTGGCCACCTCCATGACCGAGGCCACCATCCGGGACCTGCAGCTCATGGACCTGCGGCACCAGAAGGAAGCTAAGGACCGCCCGCCCTGCGAAAGGCCCTGATCCGGCACACAGATCTCAAGCCTTGATGCGCCGTCCTTTTGTCTTAAATTAGGACTCTCTGGTCCGTTTCGCCGTCCTCGTCTGTTCCTTGGAGCCCAGCCATGAGCCCCTTCGCCGATCTCGACCTCGAAGCCCGGCCCCTGGTGGGGGCCACCCTAGCCACCCTGGGGCTCTGCGGCCTGGTGGCCCTGGGCAGCCGGGGCGGTCGCTGGCTGGACCCGGCCCTCCTGGGCTACCTGCTGGCCACCCTCTTCGCCTGCTTCGGCGTGGCCTACCGCTACTTCTCCTGGATCGAGCGGCCCGCCACGCGGATGTATTTCAAGCACACGCTCCGCACGCTGCTGTCCCCCAGGGCCATCAAGGCGGTGCCCCGGATGGCCGTACTGGCGCTGGACCAGATCGTGCTCCAGCGCTTCATCGAGAAGCGCTCCCTCAAGCGCTGGGGCGCCCATGCGCTCCTGGCCTGGGGCTGCCTCCTGGGCTTCGCCGTGACCATCCCCCTGGTCTTCGGCTGGGTGCGCTTCACCAGCGAGGGCCTGGACGCCACCCGCTACCAGGCCTGGGTGCTCGGCTTCCCGGCGGGCTCCTTCCCCCTCGACAGCTTCATCGCCTTCTGCAGCTTCCATGTCCTGGACCTGGCGGCGGTCATGGTCATCGCCGGCTGCGTGCTGAGCCTCATCCGCCGCAAGCAGGACGAGGGCGACACCGCGACCCAGCGCTTCGACTTGGACCTGCTGCCCCTGGTGCTCCTCATCGCCGTGAGCATGACCGGCCTGCTGCTCACCGCCTCGGAGAAGTGGCTCCAGGGTCGCAACTTCGCCACCCTGGCCTTCCTCCACGAGCTGACGGTCATCCTCCTGCTGCTGGGCCTGCCCTTCGGCAAGCTCTTCCACGTGGTGCAGCGGCCCGCCCAGGTGGGCGTGACGATCTACAAGGCCGAGGGCGAAGCCGAGGGGCGCCAGGCCTGCAAGAGCTGCGGCACACCCTTCATCCGGGCCAACCAGCGCCGCGATCTGGAGGCCCTCTGGAAGGAGCTCGAGCTGGACGGGGCCCGGCACAGCGCGTCCGTCCACCACCTGGACCTCTGCCCCAGATGCAAGCGGCGGCTCGTGGCCAAGGCCCAGAGCACGCGGCTCCATGGCGCTTTCGATCCCTTCGCCACGATCCCCGTACTGGCGGAACCCATTTCCGATCCCATCAGCATGAAGTCCTGAGAGGTCCCCATGAGCACGCTTCCCCTCTCCCAGGACCAGCTCCGCGCCCAGTTTGGTCCGCACTTGAACCTCGCCCCTCCCGGGGGCTGGCTCTCCGATCCCACGCCCGACAAGGTGGTGGAGACCCACTGCTGCTTCTGCGGCCAGCAGTGCGGCATCAAGCTCAAGGTGAAGGACAACAAGGTCATCGGCTTCGATCCCTGGGAGGAGTTCCCCTTCAACCAGGGGAAGCTCTGTCCCAAGGGCGTGAAGCGCTACCTCCAGGGCAACCACCCGGACCGCCTCACCAAGGCGATGAAGCGCACGGAGAACGGCTTCGAGCCCATGGGCTGGAACGAGGCCATGGACCGCACCGTGGCCGAGATCCAGCGCATCCAGCAGCAGCACGGCAAGGATGCCTTCGCCGTGCTGTCCGGCGTCTCCCTCAC
This DNA window, taken from Geothrix edaphica, encodes the following:
- a CDS encoding YwiC-like family protein; the encoded protein is MSRILPPWRTLLPAEHGSWFMLGFPLVLGLLLRPSLAGLCLGLAALAFFLSRPSLRRVLTGQRDPLQIRALLLFGVLAGDFGVLALLISGPWFLIPLACVAPLVLLALRADLQRAVRSLAVELAAQGAFAGLAAAILAAGGGSLPEAGRAWLLVTLVGGANLAHVRRLLGHAHKLAEEELQRRRIPVHVLHLLLIGVSALLLAPRGLAGLLWTGWTGLLYLRALVPYRPLPARTLGWREGGLSVLGLLLLWRALL
- a CDS encoding RrF2 family transcriptional regulator — protein: MIFSTATGYALRALAALPEDGSFCLAKDLSARLELPGPYLAKILQGLVQAEILESVRGPKGGFRLLRPSHRITVGEVVIALEGPNSMDGCIMGFPTCGGDHPCPLHEAWGAVKAQVATSMTEATIRDLQLMDLRHQKEAKDRPPCERP
- a CDS encoding acetate--CoA ligase family protein; the protein is MHTTTGFLHEERAYGLLAAAGLRVPRHGFLDAGPLPFAPGEPIVLKGIADQLWHKSDKGAVHFGPFDEAALRAEAEAMRQRVAEHPWIGGLVCEKVAFKRLGGLPTEALVSLKRDPDAGWLVICGIGGLQADAWAVLAPPLIWPLALCTPDQALTDLRDHWLGRTWLGRQRGTEALTEEPKLLAFLQGLWRAAEGLEREGVTLLELNPVVLDGEGLPTALDGVGTLDAAVAAPPAVPDPAWYRALVAPRDLVIAGVSSRAGTVGRIILENAQRSTLPAGAIRLIKPGATEFLGLPCIESVADLAAAPTDQLIVSLPAPVTLEVVEQLCRQGGGATVVYVVAGGLGDGADTEGLGQRLVACLEEHRRAGKWTPALVGPNGLGLYSPDQNLNTLFIPDEKLPLRPRSGHAALVSQSGAFLITRLSRRPELGLRAAVAIGNQMDLRCSDFLAGFGSDPAVQVVGAYLEGFAPGDLKATAEVAAKLRATGRRVLLYKGGRSQEGMAAASSHTGALAGDHALQASVLRRAGVMLAERIEAFDAALSWLGAYAKGTPRRVAILTNAGFESVASADLLEGPFRGSRLTEAETADLTATIEAHGLTGLVSPRLPLDLTPMADEAAYLAGARLLLASEADVVVVGLVPLTRRLGTADPAAFGPFARALAALASGSGKWLGVAVEGGVLYDAYRQGLREAGLPVFLTMEEALEGLRLIASEV